The sequence CTAAGCTCTTCCCGCAGCGCCTGCCGGTGCTGCACCAGCTGCGCCACCTGGGCATCCAGCACGGCCCGCTTTTCCAGGGCGAATTCCCCACTGATCTGGGTCAACACGTTGATGTTGTAGGGCAGCCGGACCTTGTCCAGCTGCTCGATCCAAGCCGGGTCGCCGGCGACCAGGCCGAGCCGCAGGCCGGCTAGCCCGAGCTTGGACAACGTTCGCATGACCAGTAGATTGCCGAATTCGGGTAACCTCGATAGAAAGCTGCGACCGGCATAGGGCGCATAGGCCTCGTCCAGCACCACTAGACCGGGCGCTTCCGCGAGCACCCGGAGGATCGCCGCCTCATCGAATAGATTGCCGGTCGGATTGTTGGGATAGGCTAGGAACACCACCTTGGGGCGGTGCCGGGCGAGGGCCGCACCCAGGGCGTCCGGATCTAACGAGAAATCCGGCTCGCGCAACGGCACGCCAACGAAGGGCAGACCGAGGCAGGTGCTGATCTGCCGATACATAACGAAGGTCGGCTCGGGGGCCAGCACGCATCCACCCGACCCAGCCACCGCCATGAGAATGATCTGGATGATCTCGTCGGAGCCGTTGCCCACCAATAACCCGGCCTCGGCGGGAATGCCCAGAGCTGCTCGCAATGCCCCCTTGAGGCGGGTGCAGCTGGGGTCGGGATAGCGGTTCGGCGCAGCCGTACGAAGCCGGGTCAACCACTCCTCAACCATCGCCTCCGGCCAGGGGTAAGGGTTCTCCATGGCGTCCAGTTTGATGTAACCCTGGGCATCCACCGTGGCATAGGCCGACAGCGCCAACACCTCCGGCCGTAGCAGGGCCCGGACCCGGTCTTTGGCCCCGTTCACGGACGATCCCGCAGGCGATATTCGGCCGCCCGGGCATGGGCAGTCAGACCTTCGCCGCGGGCCAACAGGGCGGCGGTCCGGGCCAACTCGGCGGCGCTTGAAGGTGAGCAGAAGATCACGCTGGAGCGCTTCTGGAAGTCGTACACGCCCAAGGGCGACGAGAAGCGGGCGGTGCCGGCGGTGGGCAGCACGTGGTTCGGTCCCGCGCAGTAGTCGCCCAAGGCCTCGGCGGTATGGCGTCCCAGGAAGATCGCCCCGGCATGGCGGATCCTACCGACCAGCGCCTTCGGGTCGGCCACCGCCAGCTCCAGGTGTTCCGGGGCGATCCGGTTGACGATCGTCACCGCTTGGTCCAGATCCCGGACCGCAATCAGGGCACCACGACCGCTAAGGGAGGCGCGGATCACCGCCGCTCGCTCCATGTCCGGCAACAGGCGGCGGATGGCGGCTTCCACCGCGTCGAGGTGGCCCCGGTCCGGGCTGATGAGGATGGCCTGGGCCTCCTCGTCGTGCTCCGCTTGGGAAAAGAGGTCCATGGCGAGCCACTCGGGGTCGCTACCACCGTCGCTGACGATGGCGATCTCCGACGGGCCCGCCACCATGTCGATACCCACCTGGCCAAACACCAACTTCTTGGCAGTCGCCACATAGAGGTTGCCCGGGCCCACGATCTTGTCCACCCGGGGCACGGTCTCGGTGCCGTAGGCCAGCGCCGCCACAGCTTGCGCGCCGCCCACCCGGAACACGCGGTCAACCCCGGCGACATGGGCGGCGGCCAGCACCAGGGGGTGGGTTTCACCCTTTGGGGTGGGCACCACCATCACCACTTCCCCGACCCCGGCCACCTTGGCCGGGACGGCGTTCATCAGCACGGACGAGGGGTAGGCCGCCTTACCCCCCGGAACGTAGAGACCGACCCGGTCCAAGGGCGTCACCTGTTGGCCCAGGCGCGTGCCCTGGGCATCGACGTAGCTCCAGGACTCCAGCCGCTGGCGCTCGGCATAGGCGCGGATACGCTCCGCCGCCACCTCTAGGGCCTCCGCGGTGGCGGCGGGAAGCCGGTCCCAGGCCGCCTGCAGCTCGCCCCGGGGCAGCTCCAGATCCTTAGGGCTGGCGGTCTCGAACTGATCGTAAAGGCGCGTGTACTCCCGCAGGGCGGCATCGCCCTCGGCGCGAACCCG is a genomic window of Candidatus Methylocalor cossyra containing:
- the hisC gene encoding histidinol-phosphate transaminase, which codes for MNGAKDRVRALLRPEVLALSAYATVDAQGYIKLDAMENPYPWPEAMVEEWLTRLRTAAPNRYPDPSCTRLKGALRAALGIPAEAGLLVGNGSDEIIQIILMAVAGSGGCVLAPEPTFVMYRQISTCLGLPFVGVPLREPDFSLDPDALGAALARHRPKVVFLAYPNNPTGNLFDEAAILRVLAEAPGLVVLDEAYAPYAGRSFLSRLPEFGNLLVMRTLSKLGLAGLRLGLVAGDPAWIEQLDKVRLPYNINVLTQISGEFALEKRAVLDAQVAQLVQHRQALREELSKFHAVHVYPSWANFLLFRLLCHDAERVYQELKAAGILVKNLHPVGGPLRQCMRVTVGTAEENRHFLLALRHILETQDPAHDS
- the hisD gene encoding histidinol dehydrogenase, with product MDELSLTRLDSGAADFEGRLAALLARGEAADARVQAQVAEIIRRVRAEGDAALREYTRLYDQFETASPKDLELPRGELQAAWDRLPAATAEALEVAAERIRAYAERQRLESWSYVDAQGTRLGQQVTPLDRVGLYVPGGKAAYPSSVLMNAVPAKVAGVGEVVMVVPTPKGETHPLVLAAAHVAGVDRVFRVGGAQAVAALAYGTETVPRVDKIVGPGNLYVATAKKLVFGQVGIDMVAGPSEIAIVSDGGSDPEWLAMDLFSQAEHDEEAQAILISPDRGHLDAVEAAIRRLLPDMERAAVIRASLSGRGALIAVRDLDQAVTIVNRIAPEHLELAVADPKALVGRIRHAGAIFLGRHTAEALGDYCAGPNHVLPTAGTARFSSPLGVYDFQKRSSVIFCSPSSAAELARTAALLARGEGLTAHARAAEYRLRDRP